A region of Pseudomonas sp. Marseille-Q3773 DNA encodes the following proteins:
- the purB gene encoding adenylosuccinate lyase, with translation MQLSSLTAVSPVDGRYAGKTQALRPIFSEFGLIRFRALVEVRWLQRLAAHPQIGEVPAFSAEANALLDSLATDFKLEHAERVKEIERTTNHDVKAIEYLLKEQAAKLPELAKVSEFIHFACTSEDINNLSHALMLRAGRDDVLLPLMRQIADAIRALAHAHADVPMLSRTHGQPASPTTLGKELANVVYRLERQIAQVAAVPLLGKINGAVGNYNAHLSAYSQIDWEQNARAFIEDELGLQFNPYTTQIEPHDYIAELFDAIARFNTILIDFDRDVWGYISLGYFKQKTVAGEIGSSTMPHKVNPIDFENSEGNLGIANALFQHLASKLPISRWQRDLTDSTVLRNLGVGFAHSVIAYEASLKGIGKLEVNQARIAADLDACWEVLAEPIQTVMRRFNIENPYEKLKELTRGKGITPEALLTFIDGLDMPAEAKAELKQLTPAKYIGNAAAQAKRI, from the coding sequence ATGCAGCTTTCTTCGCTCACTGCGGTTTCCCCTGTAGACGGCCGTTATGCCGGCAAAACCCAGGCCTTGCGCCCCATTTTCAGCGAATTCGGCCTGATCCGTTTCCGCGCCCTGGTCGAAGTGCGCTGGCTGCAGCGCCTGGCCGCCCATCCGCAGATCGGCGAAGTACCGGCATTCTCCGCCGAAGCCAATGCCCTGCTGGACAGCCTGGCTACTGATTTCAAGCTTGAGCACGCCGAACGCGTCAAGGAAATCGAGCGCACCACCAACCACGACGTCAAGGCGATCGAGTACCTCCTCAAGGAGCAGGCCGCCAAGCTGCCTGAGCTGGCCAAGGTCAGCGAGTTCATCCACTTCGCCTGCACCAGCGAGGACATCAACAACCTGTCCCACGCCCTGATGCTGCGCGCTGGCCGCGACGACGTGCTGCTGCCGCTGATGCGCCAGATCGCCGATGCCATCCGCGCCCTCGCTCACGCCCATGCCGACGTGCCGATGCTGTCGCGTACCCACGGCCAGCCGGCCTCGCCGACTACCCTGGGCAAAGAGCTGGCCAACGTCGTGTACCGCCTGGAGCGCCAGATCGCCCAGGTTGCCGCCGTACCGCTGCTGGGCAAGATCAACGGTGCCGTGGGCAACTACAACGCCCACCTGTCGGCCTATTCGCAGATCGACTGGGAGCAGAACGCCCGCGCCTTCATCGAAGACGAGCTGGGCCTGCAGTTCAACCCGTACACCACCCAGATCGAGCCGCACGACTACATCGCCGAGCTGTTCGACGCCATCGCCCGCTTCAACACCATCCTGATCGACTTCGACCGTGACGTGTGGGGCTACATCTCGCTGGGCTACTTCAAGCAGAAGACCGTCGCCGGCGAAATCGGCTCGTCGACCATGCCGCACAAGGTCAACCCGATCGACTTCGAAAACTCCGAAGGCAACCTGGGCATCGCCAACGCGCTGTTCCAGCACCTGGCCAGCAAGCTGCCGATCTCGCGCTGGCAGCGCGACCTGACCGACTCCACCGTGCTGCGCAACCTGGGCGTGGGCTTTGCCCACAGCGTCATCGCCTACGAAGCCAGCCTGAAAGGCATCGGCAAGCTGGAAGTCAACCAAGCCCGCATCGCCGCCGACCTGGATGCCTGCTGGGAAGTGCTGGCCGAGCCGATCCAGACCGTGATGCGCCGCTTCAACATCGAGAACCCCTACGAGAAGCTCAAGGAGCTGACTCGCGGCAAGGGCATTACCCCGGAAGCGCTGCTGACCTTCATCGACGGCCTGGACATGCCAGCCGAAGCCAAGGCCGAGCTCAAGCAGCTGACCCCGGCCAAGTACATCGGCAACGCGGCAGCACAGGCCAAACGCATCTAA
- the hflD gene encoding high frequency lysogenization protein HflD, whose product MSKLQEQLIALGGVFQAAVLVDRIARTGQASEANIGCMLGSLLVRDPKDTLEVFGGDDLNLRDGYRALVGALERDPSSLQREPLRYALSILGLERQLNKRADLLDTIGNRLPQIQSQAEHFGLVHENVIASSGALYQDTLSTLRQRIQVHGDMRFLQQASNASKIRALLLAGIRAARLWRQLGGHRWQLVFSRRKLLNELYDMMRSPS is encoded by the coding sequence ATGAGCAAGCTGCAGGAGCAGTTGATTGCGCTGGGCGGTGTGTTCCAGGCCGCGGTACTGGTGGACCGCATCGCCCGCACAGGCCAGGCCAGCGAAGCCAACATCGGTTGCATGCTGGGCAGCCTGCTGGTGCGTGACCCCAAGGACACCCTGGAGGTGTTCGGCGGCGACGACCTCAACCTGCGCGACGGCTACCGGGCGCTGGTCGGCGCCCTGGAGCGCGACCCCAGCAGCCTGCAGCGCGAGCCGCTGCGCTATGCCCTGTCGATCCTCGGCCTGGAGCGCCAGCTGAACAAGCGCGCCGACCTGCTCGACACCATCGGCAACCGCCTGCCGCAAATCCAGTCCCAGGCCGAGCATTTCGGCCTGGTTCACGAAAACGTCATCGCTTCCAGCGGCGCCTTGTACCAGGACACCCTGAGCACCTTGCGCCAGCGTATCCAGGTGCATGGCGACATGCGTTTCCTGCAGCAGGCCAGCAATGCCTCGAAGATCCGCGCCCTGCTGCTGGCCGGCATCCGCGCCGCGCGCCTGTGGCGCCAGCTGGGCGGGCACCGCTGGCAGCTGGTATTCAGCCGGCGCAAGCTGTTGAACGAACTGTACGACATGATGCGTTCGCCTTCCTGA